Proteins found in one Pieris napi chromosome 6, ilPieNapi1.2, whole genome shotgun sequence genomic segment:
- the LOC125050327 gene encoding trafficking protein particle complex subunit 2-like protein, producing MIYICYCKEMAVCVAVIGKDNAPLYIGGIGNDTSTDNELSTQWLVHTALDALEERLVSSNTTTANTATNAARTDLRDLYLGLLYSTDTHKIYGYVTNTRIKLVLVTSSTSPSGSNIRDAEVRTALRRLHALYADAICNPFHLPGDQITSIKFDKQVKNLMLNNV from the exons atgatatatatttgttattgtaaGGAAATGGCGGTCTGCGTTGCTGTGATTGGAAAAGAT AACGCTCCCTTGTACATTGGGGGAATCGGTAATGACACAAGCACGGATAATGAATTATCGACACAATGGCTAGTTCATACAGCTCTTGATGCGTTAGAAGAGAGACTTGTGTCTAGTAATACTACTACAGCAAACACAGCAACAAATGCAGCTCGTACTGATTTAAGAGATTTATATTTGGGCTTGTTATATTCAACAGATActcataaaat TTATGGTTATGTTACAAATACGCGTATTAAATTGGTATTGGTGACTAGCTCAACATCACCAAGTGGCAGTAACATAAGGGATGCAGAAGTAAGAACTGCACTAAGGAGATTACATGCACTTTATGCTGATGCTATTTGTAATCCATTCCACTTACCTGGTGATCAAATTACTTCAAT AAAGTTCGACAAGCAAGTGAAAAATTTGATGCTTAATAATGTTTAG
- the LOC125050328 gene encoding 40S ribosomal protein S20, with amino-acid sequence MAAAVVSGKDIEKPQAEISPVHRIRITLTSRNVRSLEKVCSDLINGAKKQKLRVKGPVRMPTKILRITTRKTPCGEGSKTWDRFQMRIHKRVIDLHSPSEIVKQITSINIEPGVEVEVTIADA; translated from the exons ATG gcAGCCGCTGTCGTATCAGGCAAAGACATTGAGAAGCCTCAGGCTGAGATCTCTCCTGTGCATCGCATTAGGATTACCCTGACATCCCGTAATGTCCGCTCATTGGAAAAGGTCTGCTCTGATCTTATCAATGGAGCTAAGAAACAAAAACTGCGTGTCAAG GGTCCAGTCCGCATGCCAACCAAGATCCTCCGCATCACAACCCGTAAGACACCTTGTGGTGAAGGTTCAAAGACCTGGGACAGATTCCAAATGAGAATTCACAAGAGAGTAATTGACCTTCACTCACCCTCAGAGATTGTGAAACAGATCACATCAATCAACATCGAGCCTGGTGTAGAAGTGGAAGTAACCATTGCCGATGCGTAG